The following proteins are encoded in a genomic region of Mycolicibacterium rutilum:
- a CDS encoding SDR family NAD(P)-dependent oxidoreductase: MAYRLDGKTAVVTGASKGLGAAIALRFAAEGAAVVVNYSHSRQAADDVVCHITRCGGAAVAIQADMRDEEQVRRLFAEAHHTYGGIDVLVNNAGVYHFQPLQDLTLETFRHHFDLNVYGYLLAIKEAIAYMSPGASIVNMSSTVTAFGPTDSSVYTATKGAIDGLTRALSNELAPRGIRVNAIKPGVVDTDGVQAGGFLTDGFGQAIVAETPLGRLGAPEDIAPAAVYLASDETAWMTGEYITLSGGHR, encoded by the coding sequence GTGGCCTACCGACTCGACGGAAAGACCGCCGTCGTCACCGGCGCATCCAAAGGACTTGGCGCCGCGATCGCGCTGCGGTTCGCCGCCGAAGGTGCCGCCGTGGTCGTCAACTACTCCCACAGCCGGCAAGCCGCCGACGACGTCGTTTGCCACATCACCCGATGCGGGGGTGCAGCGGTGGCGATCCAGGCGGACATGCGCGACGAGGAGCAGGTCCGCCGGCTGTTCGCCGAAGCTCACCACACCTACGGCGGCATCGACGTCCTGGTCAACAACGCCGGCGTATATCACTTCCAACCCTTACAGGACCTCACCCTGGAGACGTTTCGACACCACTTCGACCTCAACGTCTACGGCTACCTGCTAGCGATCAAGGAAGCCATCGCATACATGTCACCCGGCGCGAGCATCGTCAACATGAGCTCCACGGTCACCGCCTTCGGTCCCACGGATTCCTCGGTGTACACGGCAACCAAGGGGGCGATCGACGGGTTGACCCGCGCCCTGTCCAATGAGCTGGCGCCACGGGGGATCAGGGTCAACGCGATCAAGCCAGGAGTCGTCGACACCGACGGCGTGCAGGCCGGCGGCTTCCTGACCGACGGCTTCGGCCAAGCCATCGTCGCCGAGACGCCACTGGGTCGCCTGGGAGCACCCGAGGACATCGCACCCGCCGCCGTCTACTTGGCATCCGACGAAACAGCCTGGATGACAGGCGAATACATCACCCTGTCCGGCGGTCACCGCTAA
- a CDS encoding universal stress protein has translation MEHTLIQLSAQAEIVALGNDCPSTHRTLSALVRRGHSNVASIPEAAADLRLPVIVLIDGLRSSEPAIRAAFDEASRRHASLIAVHTWSEPGHLGFPAISWSPIEWANNREQEREVLAERLAGFQELYPDVRVRRITTSDSNCKPLVTDARSAQLIVVGTGANAKLADISRVAAFRQLTTSEVPVLVAKR, from the coding sequence TTGGAGCACACGCTGATCCAGCTGTCGGCACAAGCGGAGATCGTCGCCCTGGGAAACGATTGTCCCAGTACACATCGGACACTCAGCGCGCTCGTCCGTCGGGGACACAGCAACGTTGCAAGCATTCCCGAAGCCGCGGCAGATTTACGGCTGCCGGTAATCGTGCTGATCGACGGACTCCGTTCATCTGAACCGGCAATTCGCGCCGCGTTCGACGAAGCATCACGACGCCACGCCAGCCTGATCGCCGTCCATACCTGGAGCGAGCCAGGTCACCTCGGATTTCCGGCTATCAGCTGGTCACCCATCGAATGGGCCAACAACCGAGAGCAGGAACGAGAGGTGCTAGCAGAACGGCTTGCCGGGTTTCAGGAACTTTACCCCGATGTTCGAGTACGCCGAATCACGACCAGTGACAGCAACTGTAAGCCACTCGTGACCGACGCACGTTCCGCTCAGTTGATCGTCGTCGGAACGGGTGCGAACGCCAAACTAGCTGACATCAGCCGAGTTGCGGCCTTCCGACAGCTCACCACGAGCGAGGTCCCGGTGCTTGTCGCCAAGCGGTAG
- a CDS encoding aldo/keto reductase, translating to MKRTTVGGLDVSAQGLGCMGMSEYYGVSDWDTNIATIQHAIDVGVTFFDTADQYGSGHNEVLLGRGIAGRRDTVQIATKFGIDRSSGDDLRVYRGDPPYVKRSCDSSLLRLGIDHIDLYYLHRPPQNAEIEDTVGAMAELVSAGKVRYLGLSEVSADLLRRAHTVHPIAAVQSEYSLWTRDVEHVTPVMAELGIGLVPYSPLGRGFLTGAVQTAALDPTDFRARNPRFTGDAAQHNQVIADTVRGVADRLGVLPAQVALAWVYAQAPRLGVSVVPIPGTRHAQRLDQNVASLDVDLDADALAQLQPLSDLVMGGRYADHGVR from the coding sequence ATGAAGCGCACCACTGTCGGCGGTCTCGACGTGTCCGCCCAAGGCCTGGGGTGCATGGGGATGAGCGAGTACTACGGAGTCTCGGACTGGGACACCAACATCGCCACCATCCAGCACGCCATCGACGTGGGAGTCACCTTCTTCGACACCGCCGACCAGTACGGGTCCGGCCACAACGAGGTACTGCTGGGCCGCGGGATCGCCGGCCGACGCGACACCGTCCAGATCGCCACGAAGTTCGGCATCGACCGCAGCAGCGGAGACGATCTGCGCGTCTATCGCGGCGACCCGCCCTACGTGAAGCGGTCCTGCGACTCCTCGCTGCTGCGCCTCGGTATCGACCACATCGACCTGTACTACCTGCACCGGCCCCCGCAGAACGCCGAGATCGAGGACACCGTCGGCGCGATGGCCGAGCTGGTCTCTGCAGGCAAGGTCCGGTACCTGGGTTTGAGCGAGGTCAGCGCCGACCTGCTGCGGCGCGCCCACACGGTGCACCCGATCGCCGCTGTGCAGAGCGAGTACTCCTTGTGGACGCGCGACGTCGAACACGTCACCCCAGTGATGGCCGAACTGGGCATCGGCCTGGTGCCCTACTCCCCACTGGGACGGGGCTTTCTGACCGGAGCGGTCCAGACCGCGGCCTTGGACCCCACCGACTTCCGTGCCCGCAACCCGCGGTTCACCGGTGACGCCGCCCAGCACAACCAGGTGATCGCCGACACCGTCCGTGGCGTCGCCGACCGACTCGGGGTGCTGCCAGCTCAGGTGGCACTGGCCTGGGTGTACGCCCAAGCGCCACGCTTGGGCGTCTCCGTCGTGCCCATCCCCGGCACCCGTCATGCGCAGCGTCTCGATCAGAACGTCGCCTCGCTGGACGTTGACCTCGACGCCGACGCTTTGGCGCAGTTGCAACCGCTCAGCGACTTGGTGATGGGTGGACGCTACGCCGATCACGGCGTGCGCTGA
- a CDS encoding nuclear transport factor 2 family protein — MPNAIPEPTASDVVSHYFDTFFSHDIGRTLECLTDDVLWHVQGAPDVPTIGTRHGKDEVREWLQSFPKHFQPLSFAIEHTFEHGDHVVVVGQFSHRIIDTGREFSSDFATICTVRDGKLASYNFLEDSFGLWNAFQQQPDGVSATPTLACADAPRTPGL; from the coding sequence ATGCCGAATGCCATCCCCGAACCAACCGCCAGCGACGTGGTTTCGCACTACTTCGACACCTTCTTCAGCCACGACATCGGCCGGACGCTGGAATGCCTCACCGACGACGTGCTCTGGCATGTCCAGGGCGCACCCGACGTACCGACGATCGGCACCCGCCACGGCAAGGACGAAGTGCGGGAATGGTTGCAGTCGTTTCCCAAACACTTCCAGCCGCTCAGCTTCGCCATAGAGCACACCTTCGAGCACGGTGACCACGTTGTGGTGGTCGGTCAATTCAGCCACCGGATCATCGACACCGGCCGAGAGTTCAGCAGCGACTTCGCGACCATCTGCACCGTCCGCGACGGCAAGCTGGCCAGCTACAACTTCCTGGAGGACTCCTTCGGGCTGTGGAACGCCTTTCAACAACAACCGGACGGGGTGAGTGCCACGCCGACCTTGGCGTGTGCCGATGCACCGCGGACGCCAGGACTGTAG
- a CDS encoding aldo/keto reductase, producing the protein MTTYRLLGRSGLRVFPLSLGTMTFGTTWGWGADAEEARHIFDAYVDRGGNLVDTAVNYTDGESERFVGQLIAGKRDRLVVSTKYTMSRTPGDPNSGGNHRLNMMRSVEASLRQLNTDRIDLLYVHAWDFTTSPEEVMRGLDDLTRAGKVVYVGISDTPAWRIAQMQTLAQLRGWAPLVALQIEYSLVERTVEHELIPMAANLGVGVMPWSPLGGGVLTGKYTRSDLDRTESAAVSGSRASVIASVGHLTERSLQIAAVVAEVASEIGCTAAQVALAWVLHQPGVASPVIGARTVAQAVQNLDAMSVALTSDQIVRLNAVSDSGSVFPTSFLRRPMTHQLIFGDTTVDPTRATALP; encoded by the coding sequence ATGACGACCTACCGGCTGCTCGGCCGCTCGGGGTTGCGGGTCTTCCCGCTGTCACTGGGCACGATGACGTTCGGTACCACCTGGGGGTGGGGCGCCGACGCCGAGGAGGCGCGCCACATCTTCGACGCCTATGTCGACCGGGGAGGCAACCTCGTCGATACCGCGGTCAACTACACCGACGGTGAATCCGAACGATTCGTCGGGCAGCTGATCGCAGGGAAGCGTGACCGGTTGGTGGTGTCGACCAAGTACACGATGTCGCGCACGCCAGGAGATCCGAACTCCGGAGGCAACCATCGGCTCAACATGATGCGCTCGGTGGAAGCCAGTCTGCGGCAGTTGAACACCGACCGCATCGACCTGTTGTACGTACACGCCTGGGACTTCACCACCTCCCCGGAGGAGGTGATGCGCGGGCTGGACGATCTCACGCGCGCAGGCAAGGTCGTCTACGTCGGAATTTCCGATACGCCCGCGTGGCGGATCGCGCAGATGCAGACCCTGGCGCAGCTGCGCGGCTGGGCGCCCCTGGTCGCCTTGCAGATCGAGTACAGCCTGGTCGAGCGGACCGTCGAACACGAACTGATTCCGATGGCCGCGAACCTCGGCGTCGGGGTCATGCCGTGGTCTCCGCTGGGCGGCGGAGTTCTGACCGGCAAGTACACCCGCAGCGACCTGGACCGCACCGAATCAGCGGCGGTGAGCGGTAGTCGCGCCTCGGTGATCGCCTCGGTCGGGCACCTGACCGAACGGAGCCTGCAGATCGCCGCCGTCGTAGCCGAAGTCGCCTCCGAGATCGGCTGTACCGCAGCGCAGGTGGCGCTGGCGTGGGTGTTGCACCAACCCGGTGTCGCTTCGCCGGTCATCGGTGCGCGCACGGTGGCGCAGGCGGTGCAGAACCTCGATGCCATGTCGGTGGCACTGACCTCCGATCAGATCGTGCGCCTCAACGCCGTCAGCGATTCCGGATCGGTCTTCCCGACCAGCTTCCTGCGCCGGCCGATGACCCACCAGCTGATCTTCGGCGACACCACCGTGGATCCCACCCGCGCCACCGCACTGCCCTGA
- a CDS encoding sensor histidine kinase encodes MAQPLISGHLVLAAVPQPILVIDANGNAVYANPAASQLLGQEPADAVDGRLLHRYWHHDCSAETLPDCRLLRAASTGAATEQQADRLIRANGSSFPITWSTAPLNVDVGFAVVLTFADISAAPLPTERLRMLEAGRAARRQVTRDLHDGAQHRLINLLIRLQITRDELPDGSPLADTLAAAMVEAKLAITDLRELAADGFPEVLATDGLIPTVMALTSRTVVPTTLHTRLHEQCNVGVSLDIARHAYLLISEALTNVVKHAHATRADVRLDVEADQLHIVVSDDGLGGADVGQGSGMSGMHDRVGSVGGMLVVDSRRGRGTVVAAHLPLRSDAGLQMTPCSDAFAAAEAVS; translated from the coding sequence GTGGCCCAGCCGCTGATTTCCGGACACCTCGTGTTGGCGGCGGTGCCGCAGCCGATCCTCGTCATCGATGCGAACGGCAACGCTGTCTACGCCAACCCGGCAGCCTCACAGCTGCTCGGACAGGAGCCCGCAGACGCGGTGGATGGTCGGCTGCTGCATCGCTATTGGCATCACGACTGCTCAGCTGAGACGCTGCCCGACTGCCGACTGCTTCGCGCCGCATCGACTGGCGCGGCGACCGAGCAGCAGGCGGACCGGCTGATCCGCGCGAATGGGTCGAGTTTCCCGATCACGTGGTCGACTGCGCCCTTGAACGTCGACGTCGGGTTCGCGGTGGTACTGACCTTCGCCGACATCAGCGCCGCACCGTTGCCCACCGAACGACTACGCATGCTCGAGGCGGGGAGGGCCGCGCGCAGGCAGGTGACCCGCGATCTGCATGACGGCGCTCAGCACCGGCTGATCAATCTGTTGATCCGCCTGCAAATCACTCGGGACGAACTGCCGGACGGCAGCCCGCTAGCCGATACCTTGGCGGCGGCGATGGTCGAGGCGAAGCTGGCGATCACCGATCTGCGGGAGCTGGCCGCGGACGGGTTTCCGGAGGTGCTCGCCACCGACGGCCTCATTCCGACGGTGATGGCGCTTACTTCACGGACAGTCGTACCGACGACGCTGCACACGCGACTGCACGAGCAGTGCAATGTCGGTGTGTCTCTGGATATTGCGCGCCACGCATACCTGCTGATCTCCGAAGCGTTGACCAACGTGGTCAAACACGCCCACGCCACCCGCGCCGACGTTCGTCTCGATGTCGAGGCGGACCAACTGCATATCGTCGTTTCAGACGATGGCCTCGGAGGCGCCGATGTGGGCCAAGGCTCGGGAATGTCGGGGATGCATGACCGCGTTGGCTCCGTCGGCGGCATGCTGGTCGTCGATTCACGCCGGGGCCGGGGAACGGTGGTCGCAGCCCACCTGCCGCTGCGCTCAGACGCTGGCCTTCAGATGACCCCGTGCAGCGATGCGTTCGCAGCAGCTGAGGCGGTCTCGTGA
- a CDS encoding SDR family NAD(P)-dependent oxidoreductase, whose protein sequence is MNRRVVVVTGASSGFGRLSAEALARAGHRVYAGMRDTDGRNAAEVAALDILSLTEELDIRGIELDVQSQDSVDAAIAHIVAADGHLDVVIHNAGHMVYGPAEAFTPDQLATIYDVNVIGTQRVNRAALPHLRRRGESLVVWVSSSSCAGGTPPYLGPYFAAKAAMDALAVSYARELARWGVETTIIVPGAFTSGTNHFAHAGAPADRDVIEQYERGPYAGFGAQLQVALDGIVPSDADPNTVAAAIVDVVDTPFGTRPFRVHLDPSQDGADVGFAVQDRLKAEMLRRLGLADLLAPTITATSQLPQNHS, encoded by the coding sequence ATGAACCGACGAGTAGTCGTGGTGACCGGCGCATCGAGCGGATTCGGGCGCTTGAGCGCGGAGGCGTTGGCGCGCGCGGGGCACCGCGTGTACGCGGGCATGCGCGATACCGACGGACGCAACGCCGCGGAGGTTGCGGCACTCGACATCCTCTCGCTGACCGAGGAACTTGACATCCGCGGCATCGAATTGGATGTGCAGAGCCAGGATTCGGTCGACGCGGCCATCGCCCACATCGTGGCCGCCGACGGCCACCTCGACGTCGTCATCCACAACGCCGGACACATGGTCTACGGACCAGCGGAAGCCTTCACCCCCGACCAGCTGGCCACGATTTACGACGTCAACGTCATCGGCACACAACGAGTCAACCGGGCCGCGCTTCCGCACTTACGCCGTCGCGGCGAAAGCCTCGTGGTGTGGGTGTCCAGCAGCAGCTGCGCCGGAGGGACACCCCCGTACCTGGGTCCATACTTCGCGGCGAAAGCCGCGATGGACGCGCTGGCGGTCAGCTACGCTCGTGAACTCGCGAGATGGGGCGTCGAAACGACCATCATCGTGCCCGGCGCATTCACCTCCGGTACCAATCACTTCGCCCATGCCGGCGCCCCTGCCGATCGCGACGTGATCGAGCAGTACGAGCGCGGGCCGTACGCCGGGTTCGGTGCGCAGCTCCAGGTCGCCTTGGATGGCATCGTGCCCTCCGACGCCGACCCGAACACCGTTGCCGCGGCCATCGTCGATGTGGTCGACACACCCTTCGGTACCCGCCCCTTCCGCGTTCACCTCGACCCCAGCCAGGACGGCGCCGATGTCGGATTCGCAGTCCAGGACCGTCTCAAGGCCGAAATGCTGCGCCGACTCGGACTGGCCGACCTCCTGGCACCCACCATCACCGCGACGTCGCAACTGCCCCAAAACCACAGCTAG
- a CDS encoding MFS transporter has translation MTLEGYDIVVYGAAVPYLLQVEPWGLSQVDVGLLGAVALSGMLVGALIAGILADRWGRQPTLIAGVVVVGGGMLVCAGAPTPMVFAVGRLLVGMGAGAMLPATSALIAEIAPSDRRNLYQGLVFGGIGAGGLLSALAALALAESGGFRILFLVGALPPIILVPAMLRWLPEPAEFLRSAAMPAHPARWRCLLGRGFVVRTGLFWATTFLSLLVLFGAYTWLPVLMIRAGYSLGTSLVFLMVLNIGVVIGSVAAPWAADRWGTRAMILTAFGTGAVGFTLLAQHPPAIAAYVLVAVIGAGAVNAQFLLNGLIAASHPTDLRATALGAALGVGRLGGVVGPLYGTQLLAEGAAVAAGFYGFALPSALAGALSLALPKARKELT, from the coding sequence TTGACGCTCGAAGGCTACGACATCGTGGTTTACGGCGCGGCGGTCCCGTATTTGCTGCAGGTTGAGCCGTGGGGGCTAAGTCAGGTCGACGTCGGCCTGCTCGGTGCGGTGGCTCTGTCCGGGATGCTGGTCGGCGCGTTGATAGCGGGGATTCTTGCCGACCGCTGGGGGCGCCAACCCACGCTGATAGCAGGTGTGGTCGTGGTCGGCGGAGGCATGCTGGTGTGTGCCGGGGCACCCACACCGATGGTTTTCGCGGTCGGTCGTCTGCTCGTCGGGATGGGCGCAGGTGCCATGCTGCCGGCGACGTCCGCCCTTATCGCCGAGATTGCCCCGTCCGATCGCCGCAACCTTTATCAAGGGCTGGTATTCGGTGGGATCGGCGCCGGCGGCCTGCTGAGTGCGCTAGCAGCTCTGGCGTTGGCCGAGTCGGGCGGATTCCGCATACTCTTTCTCGTCGGTGCGCTGCCGCCAATCATTCTGGTTCCCGCGATGTTGCGGTGGTTGCCCGAGCCGGCGGAGTTTCTGAGATCCGCGGCAATGCCGGCGCATCCCGCCCGTTGGCGCTGTCTGTTGGGCCGCGGGTTCGTGGTCCGCACCGGGTTGTTCTGGGCGACGACATTCTTGAGCCTGCTGGTGTTGTTCGGCGCGTACACGTGGCTGCCGGTGCTGATGATCCGCGCCGGCTACTCCCTTGGTACGTCACTGGTGTTTCTCATGGTGCTCAACATCGGCGTGGTAATCGGATCAGTCGCGGCCCCGTGGGCCGCCGACCGCTGGGGTACTCGTGCGATGATCCTCACCGCGTTCGGCACCGGCGCGGTCGGGTTCACCCTGCTGGCTCAGCATCCACCGGCGATCGCCGCCTACGTCCTGGTGGCCGTCATCGGCGCCGGCGCGGTCAACGCACAGTTCCTGCTCAATGGGTTGATCGCCGCCTCCCATCCAACCGACCTGCGGGCCACCGCGCTGGGAGCGGCACTGGGCGTCGGCCGTCTCGGTGGGGTGGTCGGCCCTCTGTATGGCACCCAGCTGCTCGCCGAGGGGGCGGCAGTCGCGGCGGGGTTCTACGGTTTCGCGCTGCCCTCGGCCTTGGCCGGCGCGTTGAGCCTCGCGCTACCGAAGGCTCGCAAGGAGTTGACGTGA
- a CDS encoding AAA family ATPase: MTSAALVGREREVQHLRTLIAGVEDRGGVLVLHGEAGVGKSTLVAEARRRAAASDMRVLATVGVESEQHLPYAGLHQLVFPVRSGIDNLPVSQRDALRAVTGLSDQQVPDIYLVGLAVLNLLAEVAAEAPLLLVAEDAHWLDQASVDVLTFVARRLESEPILLLVAVRDGTPARILDAELPSLAVAPLSDSAAETLLDLVAPGLVPVARRRLLDDAAGNPLALTELPKAVQSGAGISTAGPLPLTRRLERTFTARLALLPPDTRSVLPVAALNDSAAASETLAAAASVLARVVTDAVLAPAVSAQLIVYDGATVTFRHPLMRSAVVSTLSGDDRRRAHAALAAVLGDQPDRRAWHRAAATPGPDEDVAVELDLVAQRAQRRGVVDSSIIALEEAARLSTDSRRRAERLLRAADLAVESGRRDIVQRVLAEVESLELSGQQQTRVAWIRGSFDDGMRDPTVGAVELARLAEAIAADGDHDLAVRILWSAALRCFWSEPGTPARQYIEGVADALLPNPEDPRLLAILAYAVPIERGSTVIAGLARPDHQAETEPREERFLGTAALLVGALDHAVRLNAASVEGLRAQGRLALLARARAAQAWSATRLGDLAVAIPAADEARRLTRETDQPFVFGIVRASQAEIAALRGEHEQAAQLAAEAERAGMAVGARPILATVQTAKGISALAQGRFADAFNQLRRMHDPSDPAFQVALRCYALPELADAAVRSGQADVAAEIVDRVASFAETNSSPAMALGVRYARAVLADADGAQELFEQALSMMPEGWPFQRAWAQLAYGEWLRRQRRTTEARPMLRSARETFDALGIIPWSERARNELRAAGEGSPRRVTDVNERLTAHELHIAQLAADGLTNREIGQRLYLSHRTVSTHLHRIFPKLGVTSRAELAAVLHTTPPRR, translated from the coding sequence GTGACGTCGGCTGCGTTGGTGGGACGGGAACGCGAAGTACAACACCTGCGCACGTTGATCGCGGGGGTCGAGGACCGGGGCGGTGTGCTCGTGCTGCACGGCGAGGCCGGCGTGGGTAAGTCGACGCTGGTGGCCGAAGCCCGTCGCCGCGCCGCGGCGTCAGACATGCGGGTGCTCGCCACGGTCGGTGTGGAAAGCGAACAGCATCTGCCGTACGCGGGTTTGCATCAACTCGTCTTCCCAGTCCGATCGGGCATCGACAACTTGCCGGTATCGCAGCGTGATGCCCTGCGCGCCGTGACCGGCCTATCCGACCAACAGGTCCCTGACATCTACTTGGTCGGGTTGGCGGTACTGAATCTGCTTGCCGAAGTCGCCGCTGAGGCGCCGCTGCTGCTGGTGGCCGAGGACGCTCATTGGCTCGACCAGGCCAGCGTGGACGTCCTGACGTTCGTGGCCAGACGGCTGGAGTCGGAGCCCATCCTGCTGCTGGTGGCCGTCCGGGACGGCACGCCAGCGCGGATCCTCGACGCAGAGCTGCCTTCCTTGGCGGTCGCGCCGCTGTCCGACTCCGCAGCGGAAACGCTCCTGGACTTGGTGGCGCCTGGTCTGGTTCCGGTGGCACGGCGTCGCCTACTCGATGACGCTGCGGGAAACCCATTGGCGCTGACCGAACTTCCCAAGGCCGTGCAATCCGGCGCCGGTATCTCGACTGCGGGGCCACTGCCGCTCACGCGTCGCCTGGAGCGCACGTTCACCGCTCGGCTGGCGCTGCTCCCACCCGACACCCGGTCGGTGCTGCCGGTCGCGGCGCTCAACGACAGCGCCGCGGCATCTGAGACCCTCGCAGCGGCGGCGTCTGTCCTCGCCCGAGTCGTCACCGACGCGGTCTTGGCACCCGCGGTATCCGCGCAACTGATCGTCTACGACGGCGCTACCGTCACCTTTCGGCATCCGTTGATGAGGTCGGCGGTCGTGTCGACCCTGAGCGGAGATGATCGCCGACGGGCTCACGCTGCGCTGGCCGCGGTTCTTGGCGACCAGCCGGACAGGCGGGCCTGGCACCGCGCGGCGGCGACGCCGGGCCCCGACGAAGACGTTGCCGTCGAACTGGATTTGGTGGCGCAGCGCGCCCAGCGACGCGGTGTCGTCGATTCTTCGATCATCGCCCTGGAGGAAGCAGCTCGGCTCAGCACAGATAGTCGGCGTCGAGCGGAGCGGCTGCTGCGTGCAGCCGATCTTGCGGTGGAGTCGGGTCGCCGCGACATCGTCCAACGGGTGCTCGCGGAGGTCGAGTCGCTGGAGCTGTCCGGGCAGCAACAGACGCGCGTGGCATGGATCCGCGGCAGTTTTGACGACGGCATGCGCGACCCCACCGTAGGCGCTGTGGAGTTGGCGCGCCTGGCCGAAGCAATCGCAGCCGACGGAGACCATGATCTCGCGGTCCGCATCCTGTGGAGCGCCGCTTTGCGCTGCTTCTGGTCTGAACCCGGCACACCTGCCCGCCAGTACATCGAGGGGGTTGCGGATGCGCTGCTACCCAACCCCGAGGACCCTCGGTTGTTGGCCATCCTCGCCTATGCCGTGCCGATTGAGCGGGGCTCGACGGTGATCGCCGGCCTGGCCCGCCCTGATCATCAGGCCGAGACCGAGCCGCGCGAGGAAAGGTTCCTGGGCACCGCCGCACTACTGGTCGGTGCTCTCGACCATGCGGTGCGACTCAACGCCGCCTCGGTGGAAGGTCTACGGGCGCAGGGCCGGCTGGCGCTGCTGGCGCGAGCCCGCGCGGCGCAGGCATGGAGCGCGACCCGACTGGGCGACCTCGCCGTGGCCATCCCCGCCGCCGACGAAGCGCGCCGCCTCACCCGCGAAACCGATCAGCCGTTCGTGTTCGGCATCGTCCGCGCCTCCCAAGCCGAAATCGCGGCCCTGAGGGGAGAGCACGAACAGGCGGCCCAACTCGCCGCCGAGGCCGAACGGGCCGGAATGGCCGTCGGCGCCCGGCCCATCCTCGCCACCGTGCAAACCGCCAAGGGGATATCGGCACTCGCCCAGGGACGCTTCGCCGACGCCTTCAACCAGCTGCGCCGCATGCACGACCCGTCGGATCCCGCGTTCCAAGTAGCGCTGCGGTGCTATGCACTACCAGAACTGGCTGATGCCGCGGTCCGCAGCGGTCAGGCCGACGTGGCCGCCGAGATCGTCGATCGAGTGGCGTCCTTCGCCGAAACCAACAGCTCACCCGCAATGGCACTGGGCGTGCGGTACGCACGAGCCGTACTTGCCGACGCAGACGGGGCCCAAGAGCTCTTCGAGCAGGCGCTGAGCATGATGCCCGAGGGGTGGCCGTTTCAACGTGCCTGGGCGCAACTCGCCTACGGCGAATGGTTGCGGCGTCAGCGCCGCACCACCGAAGCCCGCCCGATGCTGCGTTCTGCACGCGAAACCTTCGATGCGCTCGGCATCATTCCATGGAGCGAACGGGCGCGCAATGAGCTGCGCGCGGCAGGAGAAGGCAGCCCACGACGCGTTACGGACGTGAACGAACGCCTCACCGCCCACGAGTTACACATTGCTCAGCTCGCCGCGGACGGCCTGACCAATCGCGAGATCGGCCAGCGGCTCTACCTGTCCCACCGCACGGTGAGCACCCACCTGCACCGGATCTTCCCCAAGCTAGGAGTCACCTCCCGCGCCGAACTCGCCGCAGTCCTGCACACCACCCCGCCGCGCCGATGA
- a CDS encoding response regulator transcription factor, whose product MIQVVVADDNALIRAGVVRLLEREGIAVVDVACDADQLLASVEAHTPDVVVTDIQMPSRQGRDGLTAAIALRQRHPGIGVLVLSQYCEEEYALSLVGDRAEGVGYLLKEKLVEPDVLHDAVRRIAAGGSVLDPDVIARLAGRPRPGGRTSALTPREHDVLRLMATGLSNAGIAGELVVSVAAVERHVTSIFSKLGLYQEDTDQHRRVAAVLTFLSGSAPQ is encoded by the coding sequence GTGATTCAGGTCGTCGTTGCCGACGACAACGCGTTGATCAGGGCGGGCGTGGTCCGCTTGTTGGAGCGCGAGGGGATCGCAGTCGTCGATGTCGCCTGCGACGCCGATCAACTGCTCGCCAGTGTCGAAGCCCATACGCCCGATGTTGTAGTCACCGACATTCAGATGCCGTCCCGTCAGGGTCGCGACGGCCTCACCGCCGCCATTGCGCTTCGTCAGCGTCATCCCGGCATCGGGGTACTGGTGCTGTCGCAATACTGCGAAGAGGAATACGCGCTGAGCCTGGTCGGTGACCGCGCTGAGGGAGTCGGGTACCTACTCAAGGAGAAGTTGGTGGAGCCCGATGTGCTCCACGACGCCGTCCGGCGGATAGCCGCGGGTGGTTCGGTGTTGGATCCCGACGTGATCGCCCGGCTCGCTGGGCGCCCCCGTCCGGGCGGTCGGACCTCTGCGCTGACCCCGCGTGAACACGACGTGCTCCGCCTGATGGCGACGGGGCTGTCCAACGCCGGTATCGCGGGAGAACTCGTCGTGAGTGTCGCCGCCGTGGAACGCCACGTCACAAGCATCTTCTCCAAACTTGGTCTCTATCAGGAGGATACGGATCAGCACCGGCGCGTCGCGGCTGTTCTCACCTTTCTCAGCGGCTCCGCACCGCAGTGA